The proteins below come from a single Mycolicibacterium sp. TY81 genomic window:
- a CDS encoding alpha/beta fold hydrolase → MQCIPISEFERSLHGKRFCGSPFACGRCTIPEVELSAGRLHYRDRGSGPCVLLVHGLFVDGTVWEPLVHLLEGHSRCVIPDLPLGAHSVPMNGADLSPPALAAMLAEFIERLQLSNVTVVGNDTGGALCQILCAHHPDVVYRLVLTNCDAFDHFPPAVFRPIEAAGAYVPGLIAGLDLLLRMPWFRRAALTVVPLTIRPLPDALLREWFAPLRDARIRADLQTVLQGISCKHTLDAAKRLQQFPRPALVVWGAQDRFFPLSDAARLTQTLPYARLEVVDDARTYIQFDQPQRLAELVLEHMR, encoded by the coding sequence TTGCAGTGTATTCCCATCTCTGAGTTTGAGCGCTCGCTGCACGGAAAACGGTTCTGCGGAAGTCCCTTTGCTTGTGGGAGGTGCACCATTCCCGAAGTCGAACTCAGTGCGGGCCGACTGCATTATCGCGACCGCGGTAGCGGACCGTGCGTCCTGCTGGTCCACGGATTGTTCGTCGACGGCACTGTGTGGGAGCCATTGGTGCATCTACTCGAAGGACATTCGCGGTGCGTCATACCGGACCTACCGCTGGGCGCGCACTCGGTACCGATGAACGGTGCCGACCTGTCCCCGCCGGCGCTTGCGGCAATGCTGGCCGAGTTCATCGAGCGGTTGCAGCTGTCCAACGTCACCGTGGTCGGAAACGACACCGGCGGTGCCTTGTGCCAGATTCTGTGCGCCCATCACCCCGACGTTGTCTACCGGTTGGTGCTGACCAATTGCGATGCGTTCGACCATTTTCCGCCCGCGGTTTTTCGCCCCATCGAAGCGGCCGGGGCTTACGTTCCCGGCCTCATCGCCGGCCTGGACCTGCTGTTGCGTATGCCGTGGTTTCGACGAGCGGCGCTGACCGTCGTACCGCTGACGATCCGGCCGTTACCCGACGCGCTGCTCAGAGAATGGTTTGCCCCGCTTCGTGACGCCCGCATCCGCGCGGACCTACAGACTGTGCTACAGGGGATTTCGTGCAAGCACACGCTCGACGCTGCCAAACGTTTGCAGCAATTTCCGCGGCCTGCGCTCGTCGTATGGGGCGCGCAAGACCGCTTTTTCCCGCTGTCGGACGCGGCGCGACTGACCCAGACGCTGCCCTACGCGCGGCTGGAAGTCGTCGACGACGCCCGCACGTACATTCAGTTCGACCAGCCGCAGCGGCTTGCCGAGTTGGTGCTCGAGCATATGC
- a CDS encoding DUF3040 domain-containing protein: MEPSQREQQILEQISDELELAAPRLARQFDEMTSATRIRRRRRTAAAPVFLIGAAMIGSAVFVAPGIAGGVYVVAACSYAMMFTAAFGWIAVPPKEGLRRRK; the protein is encoded by the coding sequence ATGGAGCCGTCGCAACGCGAACAGCAGATTCTTGAACAAATCTCAGATGAGTTGGAGCTGGCCGCACCGCGACTGGCCCGCCAGTTCGATGAAATGACATCTGCGACCCGGATTCGGCGTCGGCGACGCACTGCCGCGGCGCCGGTGTTCCTCATTGGTGCGGCGATGATCGGCAGCGCGGTCTTCGTGGCTCCCGGCATCGCCGGCGGGGTGTATGTCGTTGCGGCGTGCAGCTACGCAATGATGTTCACCGCAGCATTCGGCTGGATCGCCGTGCCGCCCAAAGAGGGTCTTCGCCGCCGCAAGTAG
- a CDS encoding ANTAR domain-containing protein, producing the protein MDTVMSRQQLTTVQLRPGVRALDRAEGVLMALRRCSCDDAFGELLEAARRQHVPVFTIASALVELVDGSNTLASDPIASAAANRQWGELIACHRRPS; encoded by the coding sequence ATGGACACCGTCATGAGCCGTCAACAGCTAACCACCGTTCAGCTCCGCCCCGGAGTGCGGGCTCTCGACCGCGCTGAGGGAGTGCTGATGGCCTTACGGCGCTGCAGCTGCGACGACGCCTTCGGTGAATTACTCGAAGCAGCGCGCCGCCAGCACGTACCAGTCTTCACGATTGCTTCGGCGCTCGTTGAGTTGGTGGATGGCAGCAACACCTTGGCTAGCGATCCGATCGCCTCAGCCGCCGCCAACAGACAATGGGGCGAGCTCATTGCCTGTCACCGTCGGCCCAGCTGA
- a CDS encoding 1-acyl-sn-glycerol-3-phosphate acyltransferase, with protein MASPHAATVIELDRRASHAGRNASLRRSADGRKVADTGPLRKTSTALGDVATKRIALGGTEQLPRYRGGVVGDAAAMTSFICRRLMGDYMVDEFGYDAEFAEQVVLPVLRPLFNTWFRVDVVGVNNIPFDGPALIVANHAGVLPLDALMTSVAVHDHHPARRAVRILAADLVFTLPLLGPIARKAGHTLACAPDTHRLLTNGELAAVFPEGYKGLGKCFGDRYRLARFGRGGFAAAALRAGAPIIPCAIVGSEEIYPMVANVGPLARMLGLPYFPITPTFPLTGLMGLAPLPSKWSIEFGTPIRTSSCIDAEDPMVVFGLADHVRQTISCLLRQRLAARNNVFTG; from the coding sequence ATGGCCAGTCCCCACGCCGCAACCGTTATCGAGCTCGACAGGCGAGCTTCGCACGCCGGAAGGAATGCATCGCTCCGACGTTCCGCGGATGGCCGGAAAGTCGCCGATACGGGCCCGCTTCGGAAAACCAGCACCGCACTTGGGGACGTCGCCACGAAGCGCATTGCCCTTGGCGGCACTGAACAGTTGCCGCGATATCGGGGCGGCGTCGTAGGTGACGCGGCAGCGATGACCTCGTTCATCTGCCGTCGTCTGATGGGCGACTACATGGTGGATGAGTTCGGCTATGACGCCGAGTTCGCCGAACAGGTAGTGCTGCCGGTGTTACGTCCACTGTTCAACACATGGTTTCGGGTTGACGTTGTTGGTGTGAACAATATTCCCTTCGACGGTCCGGCACTGATCGTGGCCAACCATGCGGGGGTGTTGCCGCTCGATGCGCTGATGACATCGGTCGCGGTTCATGACCACCATCCCGCCCGCCGCGCCGTACGGATCTTGGCCGCAGACCTGGTGTTCACGCTGCCCTTGCTCGGTCCGATTGCACGCAAGGCCGGTCACACGTTGGCCTGCGCTCCGGACACGCACCGCCTCCTGACGAACGGCGAATTGGCAGCTGTTTTCCCCGAGGGGTACAAGGGGCTGGGTAAGTGCTTCGGCGATCGGTACCGTTTGGCCCGTTTCGGTCGCGGCGGCTTCGCGGCAGCGGCGCTGCGGGCGGGTGCGCCGATTATTCCGTGCGCGATCGTGGGATCCGAGGAGATCTATCCGATGGTGGCCAACGTGGGGCCGCTGGCCCGAATGCTGGGCCTGCCGTATTTCCCGATCACACCTACGTTCCCGTTGACTGGCCTGATGGGCTTGGCGCCCCTGCCATCGAAGTGGTCGATCGAATTCGGCACGCCCATAAGGACATCGAGCTGTATTGATGCCGAGGACCCGATGGTCGTGTTTGGCCTCGCAGACCATGTTCGTCAAACCATCAGCTGCCTGCTGCGGCAACGGTTGGCCGCGCGGAACAATGTCTTCACCGGTTGA
- a CDS encoding group II intron maturase-specific domain-containing protein has product MFIRPRRPCWRSNGRSRRCAEQLNSTSRSMTCCAASTRRCRDGRAISGPGVSSATFSYLSHYTWQTVWRWLRRKHRKSTWKDLRRQYCGGGWWPATEDRVLIDLEKIGTTRYRYRGAVIPSPWPTDEEDTTAA; this is encoded by the coding sequence ATGTTCATCCGTCCACGAAGGCCGTGTTGGCGGTCAAACGGAAGATCAAGACGCTGCGCCGAACAGTTGAACTCAACCAGCCGCTCGATGACCTGCTGCGCCGCATCAACGCGACGCTGCAGGGATGGGCGGGCTATTTCCGGGCCGGGGGTGTCCTCGGCGACCTTCTCCTACCTCAGTCACTACACGTGGCAGACGGTGTGGCGCTGGCTCCGACGAAAACACCGCAAGTCGACCTGGAAAGACCTGCGCCGCCAATATTGCGGCGGCGGCTGGTGGCCAGCCACCGAGGACCGTGTGCTGATCGATCTGGAGAAGATCGGCACGACCCGCTACCGCTACCGCGGTGCGGTCATTCCCTCGCCCTGGCCGACCGACGAGGAGGACACCACAGCAGCCTGA
- a CDS encoding gluconate 2-dehydrogenase subunit 3 family protein, whose amino-acid sequence MWDAATSGVVLARLTLPNALSFFTTDEAGIAQPMLDLLLGQDGEPRVPVLALIDQRLSVGETDGWHYDDLPEDGQAWRVTLAHLNEDAQAHSGTSYTELSRRSQGLLLQDVQDLAAAGDPWHRLPAKHVWSLWMRYATTAFYSHPWAWNEIGFGGPAYPRGYLNPGVNARETWEVADHLNNDPIPFAARIEQARRAHDDIAGRSASG is encoded by the coding sequence GTGTGGGATGCCGCGACTTCCGGAGTGGTGCTGGCACGGCTGACATTGCCAAATGCTCTGTCATTCTTCACCACTGACGAAGCGGGCATCGCTCAACCGATGCTTGACCTGCTACTGGGCCAAGACGGCGAACCGAGGGTGCCGGTACTTGCATTGATCGACCAACGACTCTCAGTGGGCGAAACCGACGGCTGGCACTATGACGATCTACCCGAGGACGGCCAGGCCTGGCGCGTCACCCTCGCACACCTCAACGAGGACGCGCAGGCCCACAGCGGCACCAGTTACACCGAATTGTCGCGCCGCAGCCAGGGTCTTCTGCTGCAAGACGTGCAGGACCTCGCTGCCGCCGGCGATCCATGGCACCGGTTGCCCGCCAAGCACGTCTGGAGCCTGTGGATGCGCTACGCCACCACCGCGTTCTACTCACATCCGTGGGCATGGAACGAGATCGGCTTCGGCGGCCCCGCCTATCCGCGCGGCTACCTCAATCCAGGCGTGAACGCGCGTGAAACGTGGGAAGTGGCAGACCATCTCAATAACGACCCGATCCCGTTCGCCGCGCGCATCGAACAAGCCCGCAGGGCGCACGACGACATCGCAGGAAGGTCGGCGAGTGGCTGA
- a CDS encoding GMC family oxidoreductase: MRRYDDSDEVDVVIVGAGAGGATLAQRLARAGWHAVVLDAGPFWDPDTDWVSDERASHVLYWTDPRQIGGADPVPLGSNNSGRGVGGSMVHYAGYVPRFHPSDFHTLSAEGVGADWPISYEQLRPYYEQIEAELPVAGQHWPWGDPHDYPHSPHPVGGNGMVALRGAERLGIQMRVGPVAIPNGRFGNRPHCIYRGFCIQGCKVNAKASPLITHIPDALAHGAEIRPDCHVARVLVDDRTGRATGVEYLHAGVLRRQRAAAVVVAGYSIETPRLLLLSATPRYPQGLGNDHDHLGRHLMVQGAPQVAGRFSDEIRMYKAPPPEVCSEQFYETDPTKTYQRGWSIQTVSPMPITWAEHVGAQGHWGCTLREYMRDYVHWATLGALCELLPQPDNRVTLADEKDRHGLAVAHFAYSQCDNDKKLIRAAGAVMGDILRAAGAEEVITIERYAHLVGGARMAARAEEGVIDAEHRVYGVDRLYVVDGSTMPTQGAANPALTIMALAARAADLMADHAACRASSEKRCARE, encoded by the coding sequence ATGCGTCGCTATGACGACAGCGACGAGGTCGACGTGGTCATCGTCGGCGCCGGTGCCGGCGGTGCGACCCTGGCTCAGCGGCTGGCGCGGGCGGGCTGGCACGCCGTCGTGCTCGACGCCGGCCCGTTCTGGGATCCCGATACAGACTGGGTCAGCGACGAGCGTGCCTCGCATGTGCTGTATTGGACCGATCCCAGACAGATTGGCGGCGCCGACCCGGTTCCTTTGGGGTCCAACAACTCCGGGCGGGGCGTCGGTGGATCGATGGTGCATTACGCAGGGTACGTGCCGCGTTTTCACCCCTCGGACTTCCACACGCTCAGCGCCGAGGGCGTAGGCGCGGACTGGCCTATCAGCTATGAGCAGCTGCGGCCCTACTACGAGCAGATCGAGGCCGAGCTGCCCGTGGCCGGACAGCACTGGCCATGGGGCGACCCCCACGATTACCCGCACAGCCCTCACCCCGTCGGCGGCAACGGCATGGTCGCTCTGCGGGGCGCGGAGCGGCTCGGCATCCAGATGCGAGTCGGCCCGGTGGCAATTCCGAACGGCCGGTTCGGTAACCGGCCGCATTGCATCTATCGTGGGTTCTGTATCCAAGGCTGCAAAGTCAACGCCAAGGCCAGTCCGTTGATCACCCACATTCCCGACGCGCTGGCCCACGGCGCCGAAATCCGGCCCGACTGCCATGTCGCGCGCGTGCTCGTCGACGATCGCACCGGGCGCGCGACCGGCGTGGAGTACCTGCACGCCGGTGTCCTTCGGCGGCAACGCGCCGCCGCCGTCGTCGTCGCCGGCTACTCGATCGAGACACCGCGGCTCCTGCTGCTGTCCGCCACCCCCCGGTATCCCCAGGGGTTGGGCAACGACCACGATCACCTGGGTCGCCATCTCATGGTTCAGGGCGCTCCTCAAGTGGCGGGCCGGTTCAGCGACGAGATCCGCATGTACAAAGCGCCACCACCCGAGGTTTGCTCCGAGCAGTTCTACGAGACGGACCCGACCAAGACCTACCAACGTGGCTGGTCCATCCAGACCGTCAGTCCGATGCCGATCACCTGGGCCGAACATGTTGGAGCGCAAGGCCATTGGGGATGCACGCTGCGTGAGTACATGCGCGACTACGTGCATTGGGCGACCTTGGGTGCATTGTGCGAATTACTGCCGCAGCCTGACAATCGTGTGACGCTGGCCGACGAGAAAGATCGCCACGGGCTTGCCGTCGCGCATTTCGCCTACTCTCAATGCGACAACGACAAGAAGCTGATCAGGGCTGCCGGCGCAGTCATGGGCGACATTTTGCGCGCGGCCGGCGCCGAGGAAGTCATCACGATCGAGCGTTACGCCCATCTTGTCGGCGGGGCACGGATGGCGGCACGCGCAGAAGAAGGCGTCATCGACGCTGAGCACCGAGTGTATGGCGTCGACCGGCTCTATGTCGTCGACGGCAGCACGATGCCGACACAGGGCGCGGCCAACCCGGCGTTGACCATCATGGCGCTGGCCGCGCGCGCTGCTGATCTGATGGCCGACCACGCTGCATGCCGTGCGTCGAGTGAGAAGCGCTGTGCACGTGAATAA